The genome window tttaaaagtattggctatattttagaaataatatgTGATTAATATGTTAGGTTGTTATAAAGagaatatatcactttaatatggtaACAAATGATGTACAATATGGTAATATGGgagagttttgtttttcgcttcttaattgtaagcgggaTCTTTatttggtgatgaaagtttGTTTGGAATTGCAGTTCTGGTCGATAGCTCTATTAGGAGATGATGAACAAGGTACCGGTAATtcaacgagaatgcatgaagcgggtccctatatttgtatatatattttcttcaaaatatcgtttaattAACTGTCTCTTCATTAGAACAGACGATTGCAATTTAAtgttgttcgactcgatcattagtgtagatgccgtatgattttttattatttattaacacTTTTGTTTCGAAGAAAAAAAATCTAACATGTTTGGAGCTGCTCTTGTTAGGCTTTTCTGTTTCCAAATCGATACCTATTTAGCTCCAGTATTATGCTCATTAACTTTATTACCcattactagcctttaacccgtgcgaaacACGAGCGAGtatataataattcataatttattttttataatttaaattataaaattattttagtattttagtattaatgaattgcaacatctatttataagtatttttagtattaatatatgttattaatagtactttttattttttccaactaattataaattatatttaagaagATAATGATAAAGTTTTTGTCTTGTAATACATGATGaatgtttttagtatttaaaattgtttaataaaAGAAGAGTAATAGACCTTCATATGTCGTAGacttttagttatataaagATAGTCATGAACCAAAAAGAACATGACCAAATCAaaaatttgtacgactacaaattatacttggcttattatagtatagtatatatagtatagatttcGTAATCAAAATCTAATATATCTTTTTCTAGGATATTTCAGTTTATCCTATTTTTACAGATAGCTTACTACAGCGCAAGTGTTTGTAATTATCTAGTGTTAAATATGGTTCTgaccaaataattaaaaaagtgtTAAGGATGGATATTTCCCAAATCAACATATACACGTGCTCCCTTTTACCATGCACTTCATTAATATATCTCAATACTTTAGTACTActtggtaaaaaaaataaacatgaaATTGGACCCTTTCTAACCAATTGGTATAATACTGTCAAGTTTTGATCcctttaaaaattgaatattcttttaatttggGCACCATTTTACATTCATTTCACTACGGGAAAACAGGACATAACCGACCGCCAGAATCGTTCGGTTATGAACaatatcggtcggttataagcctaaaaccgaccgatatggCTGGTCGGTTAAACCCTGGTCGGTTACGCGAATTGGTCGGCTTTAACCCTTAAAACCGACCAAGtaagtggtcggttatgtgctgTTTTGTTCCCAGAAAAGTGGCCCCACTTGATGCCACCTGTCACCACGTGGCAACAGGTGTCACACCACGTCGGAAGCGActggtaaaaccgaccgatttcaGTGGTCGGTTATATGCCTTTTATCTTTGACATCTCGATTCTTGGACGATCAAAATTTTTCCACTCTTCTCCGTCCGCGGGATGATTAATTTCTCCATCTTTGACATCTCGATTCTTGTACCATCTCATATGGTCGGATGTATGTTTTGACATATACAAGCGTTGTAGTCGAGGAATCAAAGGAAAatgtctcaatatttttttttggtatttttttaccATCTTTCCTCAAAACATCCCGATAACGATCTTTACcacatatatcacacacaactttatccttgtcatctccataaaataacatacaatcattctcacaTAAATCAATCTTTTGATATTCAACCCTCAAACCCTTCATTATCTTCTTCATTTCATAATAAGTTTGGGGCAACGTGTGTTTTTTTGGTAATACATCCGCAAAAAGTGTAAGCAAACTATCAAAAGCCTTATTACTACAATGTGAGATATTCTTGaattctaataattttgtggtaaAGCTTAACCTTGTATACTTCGTATTACCGGGATAAATAGGTGCTCCATTTTCAACAATCACCTCATACAATTTTCTTGCACTATCATTTGGAACTTCTTCTACATTCCTAGTTCCCGTATCCACGTTGTTATAAAATTCGGAATTTTCACCGGCAAAATCATGTAGCATCGCATTCAAATCTACCGGTTGTTCTACCCTCGTAGGTTCCCGAACACAATAACGATTATGCGATGTTCGACTAcgttttcttcctctttcttcaccatgtGATGTCCAAACGGTATAACCCTCAAGCATCCCCTTAGCAAGTAAATGGAATCTAACATCGTCGATACTTAACCAATTCAAATTCCTACAACGTTTACAAGGACACTTCATTGTACCATCTTCTCCCATTCCATTTTcacttgcaaattttaaaaaagtttctacACCATTCCTATATTCCGGAGTTAACGAAATTTTATCACTTTGCACTTGATCActaatccaacttcgatccaagtttgtcatctacacacacatttaacacacatttaacacacacatacatttaacacacacatacatttaataacacatacattcaatacacacatacattcaatacacacatacatttaacaaataatttcacATGAATTTCATACATTTAATGCAATACAAGCATTCAATGTaattacatacacacacatttaatataacaaacacatttaacacacccaccacacacacatttaatgcaaataaatgaaaatcactTACTTGAAATGTTTGCAAGCAATAATTCTTCCCCACTTTAGCTCCTTTCTtctcctttgatttttatttcaagtgaATGTGAGCTCATTACTAGCTAAAAAGTGATATAAAAGCTGcaggttaaaaccgaccgaccaatcggtcggttttagtaccaaacaaaaaaacgacgtcgttttgagGGGCTGACGcacagatatttttatttaaattgatttttaattatttttccgcATAAAACAAAACCGACCACAGAGAACGGTCGGTTATAACAGTGCCATGTCATACATATAACCGACCGTTGccgacggtcggttttatttgtTGCCACGTCACCCAGGTCGACGTCGTTTTGTGATTTCGAcgggttaaaaccgaccacgcgaccgtcggtcggttttatatgcggcggtcggttttgtgcagtcggttttgacctgttttcCTGTAGTGTTTGCATCATGtacaattttaatcaaaaattagacTCACGTTTTTGGTATAATTGGCATTTATTTGCTCGTTTGTGTACGAGACCCCAGAATAAATTAATTCAGCAATATGGCTCATCAGTGAATATTAATAATTTCGACTTCATGCAGACAAGTTGTAGCTTACAATTCGAATTGAGAAAGGTTTTTAAAGTTACATCACTTTTGCCAAATCATGACCTTTTATCCCGTTCATTATTTCACGCATACACCTTCATCCTCACCTTCCTGCAACTAAAAATGTTGAGTGTTTGAATTTTGTTAAAAACAAAATGGATTTGTTcatgattttaattatataaaacagTTATAAGAATGCGTATAGCTAGCAGAAGGGATTGATTGGATAGTGAGTACCATTAACTATTTTGATGAtgcttataattaataattaataataataatttagtaCGTAACTTTCTGGCTTTTATAAGTTGAACATCTCaaagtttatataatattaattttattacccCGTCTATGTAATTTACAATTTTTAATGCTCGGAGACGCGTTGAATGGTTAAATGAAGCACACGGTTGGATGTTCGATGCCTCGTAAggaaatattcaaaataaaatggaTGGTGAAACAAACTAAGTAAGCGCCGAAATGTAAACTTGTTGAGTAGAGGAGTTGATTTAGAAGTGTATAAATAAGGGCAATGCAGATTTAGTCTCATCCTCCTCCTTACTCTCTAGCTAGCTATCTCTCCCTCGCACTTTGCACAAATATTTATCATCAAAGTTGACTCCTTGGGTGTGGATAATGGGGAGGCAACCTTGCTGTGACAAAGTTGGTTTGAAGAAGGGTCCATGGACTGTTGATGAAGATCGGAAACTCGTAAACTTTATGCTCACTAATGGCCAGTACTCCTGTTGGAGAGCTGTTCCTAAACTAGCTGGTACTATATCTTTGTATTTGCATTTTTATGGTTtgcttttacttttgtaatacATCCGGTTgaattttacatatatgtattgcaGGGCTCCTGAGATGTGGTAAGAGCTGCAGGTTGAGATGGACAAACTACTTGAGACCAGATTTGAAAAGGGGAATGTTGTCAGAACACGAAGAAAACGTGGTGATTGATCTCCATTCTCAACTTGGCAATAGGTAATTTTCGACGAGTCCTACCAATTCCGGCTTCAAGTAACCAGTTTCTTACACGTTATGATCCATGACAAAGATAAACCTTCTGTTGTTATTAACTTATTATTACCCTCTCCTTGGTGGTGTTCACGTCTCGTTAAAATTATTGACAAAGGATATATCAGCATGTATAAAGAGAATCTGTTGCAGCCTACATAGCATCGTCAACCATGAACAGACtttagctaaaaaatgagtttacatacaaaaataaaaattataatcaatattgtcttcaaaaaatcacaattcAACCATACTCATcctttgtatataattttagtcaacaaTGGCTATTTTTGTCGAAACTCCACATGCctgtaaaaaatctgtaggaacattacacattatttattaccatattaagcgatatattctatttataacaatctaaatattaataacatattattttggaattatagccaaccaatatagtcaataccatcgaagcacaatattttacaggttcagcaaattttacattatGTCTTCGAGGTCCTATTTAGCCGACGATTATAGTCAATCTTTGATGATGTTCTAAGCATGCAGCCCTACTTTAGCATGGACAACTTTGCAGTGGCAACATACTCATACTCATTATTCTTATGCCAAATGGTGTTTTTGCAGATGGTCCAAGATTGCTTCTCATCTTCCTGGAAGAACCGATAATGAGATTAAAAATCACTGGAACACACACATAAAGAAAAAATTACGGAAAAGGGGGATTGACCCTTTAACTCACAGGCCACTAACACCTCCAATAGAAAATTTTCAAGAACCAGAAAACCATAACTCATCTGATGTGCATCAAAAAAGACAAACCGAGAAATTTATTGATCCACTCACTGTTCTACAGGATGAGATGCAAAGAATATTGGAAGCTCCAACTTTGGAAGTTATAAACAATGGATTTTGCGCAGATGAAGTGCCATTGATTGAACCCCATGAGATTCTTATTTCTAATTCTTCTGCGCCTTGTTGTTCCTCTTCTTCCTCCACTACCACATCAAATACAAACGTTAACATTCTACTAGAAAATTCAGAACTCTTGCCAACTAATTCTGACTGGCTTAATGGTGATGATAGCGCCACAAACAATGTAGGATTCTGGGACATGGATGATGGCTTCAGCGATTTGGATTTCTTGTTTGATGATATATCCTGCTCAAGATTTTTACCACTTCTCGAGTTTGGTATTGAGTGAAGAATCTTGGAAGATTTATCCTTTGCTAGGGGATTAAAAATTATACTTGGGTCGTATTAATATTTATTGCATATGTTTATATGTAATCTGTATTTGTTAACGGGTCGAAAATGATTCAAGtgacttaaatatatatttatcattaatATACCGGGGTTTAGGAATTTAGGGTCGTTTGGTACACAGGGCGAGACCAGATATGAGTTTTGTTCATTTCAAACACATGACTCATGTTTGGTTGCATTagaatcaattttattttctattttttttatttcaataattaaatattaatttttaatacaagAACAATCAttgatgtaaaaatatataataataataatctttttaaattttttaattaatataaattaacagCTACAGGGTAAAACATTAACTTTGTATGGAAAGAATCGGTAGAAAGAAGTCtacaaaattactattttacGTGCAGCTGTTAACTTTAACAGCCAACTTGACGGAATATGGTCAAAACAGTGCATATCGAAATGGTTTTTAAAGATTAGGGTgtgtattgaaaaaaaaatttgtttgagaCCAATTCAAAAAAACGCTTAAACTTATGGGATGCATAGTGTAAATTActctaaaaattataaatcaggGGCTTGCAAAATTTTCTCcattcaatttatttattacttacatattttaataaatattgattGGATGAtaaattagattataattttttttaatatatatacttaacgagaaaaatatataatcatgatcaataataaaaagactgaaattagtttgataaatttatttattttaaactgtAAATAAATACAAtccttcaattttaattaatcatattaatattatttaatttttattattaaaaataaaaacaaatcaattttattttatttcacaatattacaaaatttataatgatatgatatttgttcaatttTCAACATTATGCTGAAATTTgaaatcataaactatattatcatttttctaaaattttgagggtttaaataaaattgcCTTTTATGTAACATGATACTTGATGAAGTTAATTGACCACAATAATGTTTAAATTACTCACAATTAAACATCAAACGCCATTCACTTACGGATACATTTACCCGATTATAGTATCAACTAGAAAGAGTTTAagcttaaatattttttttcaaatttaaagcgggttttattaatatttagaaagAGACTCGATCGGGACAAATCCCCAATTAATTATGCAATTaggttgaaaaataaataagcaaACTAAATAATTAGTCGTTATGTTTCCGGATTGCTGAACAAACTGAATACAAATactctgaaaatttaaaatgaatataatgGTTTTCCGAGCAATCCACCTTACGAAAATAGTAACTTCATAATTGATCGTCACATAGTGCAAAGTTTAGAAGACTCAGTTGCGAACAATGCTGTGAAAAGCGCAAATCAGTTTTAAGCGGTGGAGTGCTTAAGCGGTAAAAAGGACGCTTAAGCAGAATATTTATAAGCAGGGTCAATAAAACGGATTacctatatataattaaatatttagttataatattaatataattaaaaataatattatgttgtggtaagaattaaaatttataatatttgtaataaaatatatattttaaatattttaatataattgtacttataatataaaaaaaatttaatatttcaaaattaaaaaaaattagcaagttAACGTtattttgaccgcttaattcgcttaatagtccgcttaattttcaaaaacacaATCACCCGCTTAGTACAAAATCGAAGCGTAAAAGACCGATTCCGCTTAGACAGCCGTTTAAGCGCCcacttaatgcgctttttacaacactggttgttaaaattaagtttagcttaaactaagtttaagcttaaattagttattaatgaatataatataGTCATAAATAGCAAACACTATTTTGTTGCTGACGCAAATGGTTCTGGTTTTCACAGTATGTTCCTCCATAAAAATCatatgaatttttagaattggAGATTTAACTTTACTacaaaatttttgttttattaaattctgagaTAAATTTTGCATGTTTATACTTATAGTCTTCGTTGCtgagtaatatttttttcgCAATGTCTTCATTTGCAAACTtacttatttgattttcaattttaaatttctatGTTATTACATGCGATATTTATTAAgggataaaaataataaaaatactaaCACAATTAAGAATATATACTTAAAGATTAATTCAAATTTCTAATTAttatcttaaaaattaaaatagtactttattcaaaaaaaaaaaaaaattaaaatagtactccctccgtcccacaatacatgtctcttttggaaAATTTTtttgtcccacaatacatgtctacttttagtttccaatgcaaatatattgcaaatatttcaaaattacccttcttgaaagttgtataacaattaatggaggttgaataagagtctacattcatgcatttattaggggtagaggtgagaaaattttatctaatcaatgctttcttaatatgcgtaattttttcaaaagagacatgtattgtgggacggagggagtatcaacaTTAACGTGTGCGGACAAAATTGCTAGTATTTCAAAGACGAGAAAATTGGTTCACATACAAAGAGAGATAACGATCTTGGGCCCATACTGTGGCGGTAGACAGACCAATATACAGTCCGTGAATTCAGCTCATTTCATGGGCCTAGGCTTGCTTTTCGGGCTTTTAATAGATTAAGCTGAAACCCTAAAACAACTCAACGATTTGCATCCATACTTTCTCAGCCGCTGATACTCTGTTCTTCTAGCTTTCAATTTCATTTTTCCTCCTTTTCAATTATAAATCTGAAAATCAAGGCATCTCGTGCAAATTCCGCTGCTTTAACACAATAAACAGCAGGAATTAAGTTGATATAAAGATGCTAAATCAAATATACAGGCCCTATGGACATGCATCTTCCTAATTTCTATGGATTTTCAGCATTTTCTCGTAGGTTCAACATTTTtccactatttttttttaaaatttcatttcagCATATACTGATTACAATTATAATTTGTTAATGAGAAGTAAAAACTgatgatttgattaaaaatcgTCAGAATGAACTAAAGATTATGTTATAGTATTGAGTAGTGAAGATGCTCTATGATGAATGATTTGCTTTAACCACACTGAAGAGATGCTTTGGTGAGTTTGTAAGGTTATGTTCTTTTTGGGATTAAGGTTTCAAAGAGATTAGTGTTTTCTTAAACGTTAAACTCTTCCTTAATTCTGGTAAGATTTAATCTTCAACTCATGATCAGTTTTCTCATGTGGAAAAACTTTGGCCTTTCACTGAGagcttttatttgattttattttttccggTTTCaactaaattcaaaattattattagcAATGCATTGCGGTTTGCGGTTTTGATGATAATATATTGCTCCTGTTGACATTTGTGATGAAATTGTCTTTATGCCAATACAAATGTTTCAGTGAAGCAATTGAGTTATAGATGTTCAATTTACTCTATCCGTTTCCTGGAAGAATCATTGTGAAATTACTGCTTGAACACAACTCTGATCACGTTATATTCCTTCAACTTTGTTTACATTATAGTACTGAAATTTATGTTATTGATTAGTGGTATTACAGAGGAAGCGGTTGAGTAGCTATTCTGTTTGTTATAAGGAAACTCTTCTCTGCGATTTTGGAGAGTTTGTGGTTAGTAGTGTGGAAGTGGTGTGGGTGATGGAGGATGTGGTTCGGGAAATAGTATAGAGAAGAATTTATTAGCTAGAACTACATTTGCTGCATCGGATGGATGAAAGGCGTCCCAGAATACGTATTCAGTTCGATTCTTGCACAATTTTGAGTTTGGCAAGCATAGGCCTCCAACACTTGTGTCAACATTGCAGCAGGACGTGTTTGAGATCTTAAACCCTGTTCAGAATCAATGAGAACTCAgtcatttttcatattttgttgACGCAATGGTAAGCTTTTAGGCTTCTGATTTTCCAAATATGTATGTATGATAATGTTAATCCTTTTCTAACTTACAGCAATCTATATTCTGTTAGAGTGTTTACCATAAGCAGTAGGGTTGTGGATCAAATCCCAGACTGCACTGTAAGTATCAGCAAATGCTAGCTTAGCACCATAAAGGTTTCGATTGAGAGCATCTAACAGCTTTTGCACCCTTGAGTTGAACTGGATCACCCATTCATTCACCTGCTTTAAACATTGCCCCCGTTTTGATTTCACCCGTTGGGAAGGTATGCACCCGAGGGGACCAAGCCCGTGGAAGACCATCTTTCTTGCACCAAGTTGATGGAGTCTCTTCACAACACATGTTTAAATTCAGTGACATTGTGTAAGTTGATAGTTTCTATTCTATCAAATAATTTGCAGATTTACCGTTAATTGTTCGCCTAATGTTGATATAAGAAGTCCTATGAATTCATCGTGAGTATACTGCTGACCATCGGCCAGAAAGGGTTGCAGATAATTGTTGACATAGTCATTGCTCCCTGAAAACAAACCGCAAGATTTGTTGCCTGTTACTGTGATAAGGCAGTAAGAGTAAGAAAAGCACAGAAGGTTGAATGATGATATCTATACCAATTCCAATAAAGAATATTGCTTCACTGCAGAGCTTTTCTGCAGCTTCTGA of Daucus carota subsp. sativus chromosome 3, DH1 v3.0, whole genome shotgun sequence contains these proteins:
- the LOC108210471 gene encoding transcription factor MYB20 yields the protein MGRQPCCDKVGLKKGPWTVDEDRKLVNFMLTNGQYSCWRAVPKLAGLLRCGKSCRLRWTNYLRPDLKRGMLSEHEENVVIDLHSQLGNRWSKIASHLPGRTDNEIKNHWNTHIKKKLRKRGIDPLTHRPLTPPIENFQEPENHNSSDVHQKRQTEKFIDPLTVLQDEMQRILEAPTLEVINNGFCADEVPLIEPHEILISNSSAPCCSSSSSTTTSNTNVNILLENSELLPTNSDWLNGDDSATNNVGFWDMDDGFSDLDFLFDDISCSRFLPLLEFGIE
- the LOC108210472 gene encoding GDSL esterase/lipase At5g37690, translated to MSISTDMNKPEQLDLTKTTFHSISINYKSSCFSKLNNKSRMTASQQVIAIFLVTYVVAVSSGPSIVTYIFGDSLTEVGNNNYLQLSLAKSNFPYYGIDYKGGMATGRFTNGRTIGDIISEKLGIPSPPPFLSLSLNDDAILKGVNYASGGAGILNDTGIYFIQKLSFGDQIDNFNKTKEGMKQKIGSEAAEKLCSEAIFFIGIGSNDYVNNYLQPFLADGQQYTHDEFIGLLISTLGEQLTRLHQLGARKMVFHGLGPLGCIPSQRVKSKRGQCLKQVNEWVIQFNSRVQKLLDALNRNLYGAKLAFADTYSAVWDLIHNPTAYGFKISNTSCCNVDTSVGGLCLPNSKLCKNRTEYVFWDAFHPSDAANVVLANKFFSILFPEPHPPSPTPLPHY